A region from the Hypericibacter adhaerens genome encodes:
- a CDS encoding LysR substrate-binding domain-containing protein, with protein sequence MEFNPTDPDTMRRLPLNAIRSFYVAAQAGRFRLAAEQLGVTESAISHQVKRLEQLLGAVLFERQGREMQLTPVGLRYLASVRRAFGELTRATAEIAGSPDQARVTLTLPTSLAAFWLIPRLGELQQRHPEINLQLLTTNRKCDFARENIDLGIRYGHGSWPGFQAVPLLTEQFFPVASPAYLDKRKQTRPEALLRSAKLIANALHPGEWEEWALAHGLAPPPMEQALVLESSELILQGTMEGVGMAMGRRPIVDRLLASGQLVALFGREARSAAGYYLVRLKGESPTAAARKVERWLKEAAAEPAAASLPSKTHAARGRKARKARP encoded by the coding sequence ATGGAATTTAACCCGACCGACCCCGACACCATGCGGCGCCTGCCGCTGAACGCGATCCGCAGCTTCTATGTCGCGGCCCAGGCCGGCCGCTTCCGCCTCGCTGCCGAGCAGCTGGGCGTCACCGAATCCGCGATCAGCCATCAGGTGAAGCGCCTGGAGCAGCTCCTGGGGGCGGTGCTGTTCGAGCGGCAGGGACGCGAGATGCAGCTGACGCCGGTGGGGCTGCGCTATCTGGCGAGTGTCCGGCGCGCCTTCGGCGAGCTCACGCGCGCCACGGCCGAGATCGCGGGCTCGCCCGATCAGGCGCGCGTGACCTTGACGCTGCCGACTTCGCTCGCGGCCTTCTGGCTGATCCCGCGCCTGGGCGAGCTGCAGCAGCGCCATCCGGAGATCAACCTGCAGCTCCTCACCACCAACCGCAAATGCGACTTCGCGCGCGAGAACATCGATCTGGGGATCCGCTATGGCCATGGCAGCTGGCCCGGCTTCCAGGCGGTGCCGCTGCTCACCGAGCAGTTCTTCCCGGTCGCGTCGCCGGCCTATCTGGATAAGCGGAAACAGACCCGGCCCGAGGCTCTCCTCCGCTCGGCCAAGCTGATCGCCAACGCCCTCCATCCGGGCGAATGGGAGGAATGGGCGCTCGCGCATGGGCTGGCGCCGCCGCCAATGGAGCAGGCGCTGGTGCTGGAATCCTCGGAATTGATCCTGCAAGGCACCATGGAGGGCGTCGGCATGGCGATGGGCCGCCGGCCGATCGTGGATCGCTTGCTGGCGAGCGGCCAGCTGGTGGCGCTCTTCGGCCGCGAGGCGCGGAGCGCCGCCGGCTATTACCTGGTGCGGCTCAAGGGCGAGAGCCCGACCGCGGCCGCGCGCAAGGTCGAGCGCTGGCTGAAGGAAGCGGCGGCAGAACCTGCCGCCGCCTCGCTCCCATCCAAAACGCACGCCGCGCGGGGCCGTAAGGCGCGAAAGGCTAGGCCTTGA
- a CDS encoding alpha/beta fold hydrolase — translation MTAAPQYFNSSQGRVAHWTTGSGPDLVLVHGTPASSHVWHRVIERLQSRWRVFAYDLPGYGLSDQFDGQDVRLRTQAKVLAELLRHWGLERPRLVGHDFGAATVMGAHLVEGCPVRDLVIADGVLLNPWGTPYSMLVQENIRVFEQIPPHIHAAAMTAHLRGTTSRHLTDAELAPLLAPWLGEKGQKAYCRQVAQYDHDYTATLEQLYPKVSVPLHLLWGEEDRWIPIAQGEQFHRLVPGSRFTRLPDAGHFLMLDCPNTVARLIGAETAGG, via the coding sequence ATGACCGCCGCACCTCAGTATTTCAATTCAAGTCAGGGCCGCGTCGCCCATTGGACCACCGGATCCGGACCCGATCTCGTGCTGGTCCATGGGACGCCAGCCTCCTCCCATGTCTGGCATCGGGTCATCGAGCGGCTCCAGTCCCGCTGGCGCGTCTTCGCCTACGACCTGCCGGGCTATGGGCTTTCCGACCAGTTCGACGGGCAGGACGTGCGCCTTCGCACCCAGGCCAAGGTGCTGGCCGAACTGCTGCGCCATTGGGGCCTCGAGCGTCCCCGTCTCGTCGGCCACGATTTCGGTGCCGCCACCGTGATGGGCGCGCATCTGGTGGAGGGTTGCCCGGTGCGCGATCTCGTGATCGCGGACGGCGTGCTGCTCAATCCCTGGGGCACGCCCTACTCGATGCTGGTGCAGGAGAACATCCGGGTCTTCGAGCAGATCCCGCCGCATATCCACGCCGCGGCGATGACGGCGCATCTGCGCGGCACCACCAGCCGGCACCTCACCGATGCCGAGCTGGCGCCGCTGCTGGCGCCCTGGCTGGGCGAGAAGGGCCAGAAGGCCTATTGCCGGCAAGTCGCGCAGTACGATCACGACTATACCGCGACGCTGGAACAACTCTATCCGAAGGTCTCGGTGCCGCTGCATCTGCTCTGGGGCGAGGAGGACCGCTGGATCCCGATCGCCCAGGGCGAGCAGTTCCATCGCCTGGTGCCGGGATCGCGCTTCACGCGCCTGCCCGATGCCGGCCATTTCCTGATGCTGGATTGCCCGAACACGGTGGCGCGACTGATTGGCGCTGAAACTGCCGGGGGTTAG
- a CDS encoding nuclear transport factor 2 family protein, whose product MTEEDIVQRLARLEDIEALRQLKYRYCAAADDNYDADAVAALFMEDGVWDSGELGRYEGRAAIRTTFTSVKFSVDRACHYCLNPVIEVSGDRAVCGWYLWLVKVGRDGRSTASAGRYLDHCRRIEGRWYFERLTLTMKPLPPFAA is encoded by the coding sequence GTGACGGAAGAGGACATCGTCCAGCGTCTCGCGCGGCTCGAGGATATCGAGGCCCTGCGTCAGCTCAAATATCGCTACTGCGCGGCAGCCGATGACAATTACGACGCCGATGCCGTCGCCGCGCTCTTCATGGAAGACGGGGTCTGGGACAGCGGAGAGCTCGGCCGCTATGAAGGTCGCGCCGCGATCCGCACCACCTTCACCTCGGTCAAGTTCTCGGTCGACCGGGCCTGTCACTATTGCCTCAATCCGGTCATCGAGGTCTCGGGCGACCGGGCGGTCTGCGGCTGGTATCTCTGGCTGGTCAAGGTCGGCAGGGACGGGAGGAGCACGGCCTCGGCCGGCCGCTATCTCGACCACTGCCGGCGGATCGAGGGGCGCTGGTATTTCGAGCGATTGACGTTGACGATGAAGCCGCTGCCGCCCTTCGCGGCTTGA
- the fliI gene encoding flagellar protein export ATPase FliI — translation MNSQSFAAGTGAADLSYLLDEIARLPSARLYGRVASLLGMLVEVGGIARHLSVGARCDLLGQAGRRVPCEVVGFRNDRALAMAFGGLEGIGLGCKVELADADPVIRPAPSWLGRVINAFGEPIDGKGPLLPGARGYPLRASPPPAHARKRVAGKVDLGVKAINTFLTCCRGQRMGIFAGSGVGKSVLLSMMARYTTADVNVIGLIGERGREVQEFLEDDLGPEGLARSLVVVATSDEPPLMRRQAAHLTLAMAEFFRDQGNDVLCLMDSVTRFAMAMREIGLSAGEPPASKGYTPSVFAELPRLLERAGPGTGTGSITGLFTVLVEGDDHNEPIADAVRGILDGHIVLDRNIAARGRYPAVDILRSLSRTMPGCNSDEENAVVSKARRLMATYENMAELIRLGAYRAGSDPEVDEAIRYHDQLEAFLKQGKTEKASLAGCYRALDEILAVKAAPAAPAAAPAANAAPAAKPAAKSAAKPAGARAA, via the coding sequence ATGAATTCCCAAAGTTTCGCGGCCGGGACCGGCGCTGCCGACCTGAGCTACCTCCTTGATGAAATTGCGCGATTGCCCTCGGCCCGGCTCTACGGGCGGGTGGCATCGCTCCTGGGCATGCTGGTCGAGGTGGGGGGGATCGCCCGCCATCTTTCGGTCGGCGCGCGCTGCGATCTGCTGGGCCAGGCCGGCCGGCGGGTGCCCTGCGAGGTGGTCGGTTTCCGCAACGACCGGGCGCTGGCGATGGCCTTCGGCGGGCTGGAGGGGATCGGGCTCGGCTGCAAGGTCGAGCTGGCCGATGCCGACCCCGTCATCCGCCCGGCGCCCAGCTGGCTGGGCCGGGTCATCAACGCCTTCGGCGAGCCGATCGACGGCAAGGGGCCGCTCCTGCCGGGCGCCCGTGGCTATCCCCTGCGCGCCTCGCCGCCGCCGGCCCACGCCCGCAAGCGGGTGGCCGGCAAGGTCGATCTGGGCGTCAAGGCGATCAACACCTTCCTGACCTGCTGCCGCGGCCAGCGCATGGGCATCTTCGCCGGCTCGGGCGTGGGCAAGTCTGTTCTTCTCTCCATGATGGCGCGCTACACCACGGCCGACGTGAACGTGATCGGGCTGATTGGCGAGCGCGGCCGCGAGGTCCAGGAGTTCCTCGAGGACGATCTGGGGCCCGAGGGCCTGGCGCGCTCGCTGGTGGTGGTGGCGACCTCGGACGAGCCGCCTTTGATGCGCCGCCAGGCCGCCCACCTGACGCTGGCCATGGCCGAGTTCTTCCGCGACCAGGGCAACGACGTGCTCTGCCTCATGGACAGCGTGACCCGTTTCGCCATGGCGATGCGCGAGATCGGCCTCAGCGCCGGCGAGCCGCCGGCCTCCAAGGGCTACACCCCCTCGGTCTTCGCCGAGCTGCCGCGCCTGCTGGAGCGCGCCGGCCCCGGCACGGGCACCGGCAGCATCACGGGCCTCTTCACCGTGCTGGTGGAGGGCGACGATCATAACGAGCCGATCGCCGACGCGGTGCGCGGCATCCTCGACGGCCATATCGTGCTCGACCGCAACATCGCCGCGCGCGGCCGCTACCCGGCGGTCGACATCCTGCGCAGCCTGTCGCGCACCATGCCGGGCTGCAACAGCGACGAGGAGAACGCCGTCGTCAGCAAGGCGCGCCGGCTGATGGCGACCTACGAGAACATGGCCGAGCTGATCCGGCTCGGCGCCTACCGCGCCGGGAGCGACCCCGAGGTGGACGAGGCGATCCGCTATCACGACCAGCTCGAGGCCTTCCTGAAGCAGGGCAAGACCGAGAAGGCGAGCCTCGCCGGCTGCTATCGCGCGCTCGACGAGATCCTCGCGGTCAAGGCGGCGCCCGCCGCACCGGCCGCCGCCCCCGCGGCGAACGCCGCGCCGGCGGCCAAGCCCGCCGCTAAATCCGCGGCCAAGCCGGCCGGGGCGAGGGCCGCATGA
- the ctrA gene encoding response regulator transcription factor CtrA: MRVLLIEDDTTVAQSIQLMLKSEGFVVDATDMGEDGLEIGKLYDYDIILLDLMLPDIEGYEVLRRLRAARVNTPILILSGLGELDNKIKGLGFGADDYLTKPFDKRELIARIQAIVRRSRGHSDSVIITGKLKVNLDTRTVEVEAQPLHLTGKEYGILELLSLRKGTTLTKEMFLNHLYGGMDEPELKIIDVFVCKLRKKLSAATGGDNYIETVWGRGYVLRDPVEPANEAMARRPAAASA, translated from the coding sequence ATGCGCGTTCTCCTGATCGAAGACGACACCACAGTGGCCCAATCGATTCAGCTCATGCTGAAGTCCGAGGGCTTCGTCGTCGATGCTACCGACATGGGCGAGGATGGGCTCGAGATCGGTAAGCTTTATGACTACGACATTATCCTTCTGGACCTCATGCTGCCCGACATAGAGGGTTATGAAGTCCTGCGGCGGCTGCGCGCCGCGCGCGTCAACACGCCGATCCTGATCCTTTCGGGCCTCGGCGAGCTCGACAACAAGATCAAGGGCCTGGGCTTCGGCGCCGACGACTATCTCACCAAGCCCTTCGACAAACGTGAACTGATCGCCAGAATCCAGGCGATCGTCCGCCGCTCCCGCGGCCACAGCGATTCCGTCATCATCACCGGCAAGCTCAAGGTCAATCTCGACACCCGCACCGTCGAGGTCGAGGCCCAACCGCTGCATCTCACCGGCAAGGAATACGGCATCCTGGAGCTCCTGTCCCTGCGCAAGGGCACGACGCTCACCAAGGAGATGTTCCTCAACCATCTCTATGGCGGCATGGACGAGCCCGAGCTCAAGATCATCGACGTGTTCGTCTGCAAGCTGCGCAAGAAGCTCTCGGCGGCGACCGGCGGCGACAACTATATCGAGACCGTCTGGGGCCGCGGCTATGTGCTGCGCGATCCGGTGGAGCCCGCCAACGAGGCCATGGCGCGCCGCCCGGCGGCGGCGAGCGCCTGA
- a CDS encoding VOC family protein, which translates to MRPINHLVLAGHDLEAMRAAYQDLGFTVAPRGQHPFGTANHVIQLHGAYLELLAVTRAQDVIEHGDRQFSFSAFHRDYLARHEGFSAFVLGTPDAHADRKAWQAAGLHAYEPFDFSRMATLPGGEDVRVGFTIAFVSDPALPWIGMFACQHFRPDYYEQPQYLKHANSATNIEEVWIACERPDAIRPFLGKFMGGDGTAQGSGRIDFPTPTGSVVLASPREFEQAFGLAPPHPQDGPHLAALVVGCQSLEPIARRGIARRGDRHIVPPGKAFGLALAFARSTRR; encoded by the coding sequence ATGCGCCCCATCAATCACCTCGTGCTCGCGGGCCATGACCTCGAAGCGATGCGCGCGGCCTACCAGGATCTGGGCTTCACGGTCGCGCCGCGCGGCCAGCATCCCTTCGGGACCGCCAACCACGTGATCCAGCTCCATGGCGCCTATCTGGAGCTCCTCGCCGTGACGAGGGCGCAGGACGTCATCGAGCATGGCGACCGGCAATTCTCCTTCTCCGCCTTCCATCGCGACTATCTCGCGCGCCATGAGGGCTTCTCGGCCTTCGTGCTCGGCACGCCCGATGCCCATGCCGACCGCAAGGCCTGGCAGGCGGCGGGCCTGCACGCTTACGAACCTTTCGATTTCTCGCGGATGGCGACGCTGCCCGGCGGCGAGGACGTGCGGGTCGGCTTCACCATCGCCTTCGTCAGCGATCCCGCCCTGCCCTGGATCGGCATGTTCGCCTGCCAGCATTTCCGGCCCGACTATTACGAACAGCCGCAATATCTGAAGCACGCCAACAGCGCGACGAACATCGAGGAGGTCTGGATCGCCTGCGAAAGGCCGGACGCAATCAGGCCTTTCCTCGGCAAGTTCATGGGCGGCGACGGGACCGCACAGGGTTCCGGTCGCATCGATTTCCCGACGCCGACCGGCTCGGTCGTACTCGCCTCGCCGCGGGAATTCGAGCAGGCCTTCGGCCTGGCGCCCCCGCATCCCCAGGACGGTCCGCATCTGGCGGCTCTCGTCGTCGGCTGCCAAAGCCTCGAGCCGATCGCGCGGCGCGGCATCGCCCGGCGCGGCGACCGCCATATCGTCCCGCCCGGAAAGGCCTTCGGTCTCGCCCTCGCCTTCGCGCGATCGACGCGGCGATAA
- a CDS encoding CheR family methyltransferase: MNRDDFDMICRLLRQRSGLVLSPDKAYLMESRLLPVARKWKLAGFEDLVKSIRSKPDEALIRDVVEAMTTNESFFFRDIKPFEQFKELVLPAMLKSRSGQRRLRIWSAACSSGQEPYSLAMILSEMAAQLAGWTFEIVATDLSTEILTRAKEGVYSQFEVQRGLPVTLLVKYFSQSGDRWQISPKIRSMVDYREFNLLTDPTPLGRFDVVFCRNVLIYFDQETKAKVLERIAGLMPEDGFLFLGGAETVLGLTERFKLINGQRGIYGVVPKAGQTRMAAAG, encoded by the coding sequence ATGAACCGCGACGATTTCGACATGATCTGCCGGCTGCTGCGCCAACGCTCGGGATTGGTGCTCTCGCCGGACAAGGCCTATCTGATGGAGAGCCGCCTCCTCCCGGTGGCGCGCAAGTGGAAGCTCGCCGGGTTCGAGGACCTGGTGAAGTCGATCCGCTCCAAGCCGGACGAGGCGCTGATCCGCGACGTGGTCGAGGCCATGACCACGAACGAGTCCTTCTTCTTCCGCGACATCAAGCCGTTCGAGCAGTTCAAGGAGCTGGTGCTGCCGGCGATGCTCAAGAGCCGCAGCGGCCAGCGCCGCCTGCGGATCTGGAGCGCCGCCTGCTCCTCCGGCCAGGAACCCTATTCGCTCGCCATGATCCTCTCGGAGATGGCGGCCCAGCTCGCGGGCTGGACCTTCGAGATCGTCGCGACCGACCTTTCGACCGAGATCCTGACCCGCGCCAAGGAAGGCGTCTATTCGCAGTTCGAGGTGCAGCGCGGCCTGCCGGTGACGCTTCTGGTCAAGTATTTCAGCCAGTCCGGCGATCGCTGGCAGATCAGCCCCAAGATCCGCTCGATGGTCGATTACCGCGAGTTCAACCTCCTGACCGATCCCACGCCGCTGGGGCGCTTCGACGTGGTCTTCTGCCGCAACGTGCTGATCTATTTCGACCAGGAGACCAAGGCCAAGGTGCTCGAGCGCATCGCGGGCCTGATGCCCGAGGACGGGTTCCTGTTCCTCGGCGGCGCCGAGACGGTGCTGGGCCTGACCGAGCGCTTCAAGCTCATCAACGGGCAGCGCGGCATCTATGGCGTGGTCCCGAAGGCCGGTCAGACGCGCATGGCCGCCGCCGGGTGA
- a CDS encoding protein-glutamate methylesterase/protein-glutamine glutaminase, producing MSVNTQLAPTADVGPQPVRVMVVDDSAVIRGLISKALEADPAIKVMHSASNGQMAVDIVQRSNVEVVVLDVEMPVMDGLTALPKLLAAKPGLQVVMASTLTRRNADISLQALAAGAADYVAKPSSSELVSAEAFKRELTAKVKALGQAYRRKHPDSATAAPTLVRRSVAPAAPAGPPAPIKLRAEATLQPEILAIGSSTGGPQALFKVLGGLGGKAELPILVTQHMPATFTAILAEHIAQASKIPTAEARDGEPVLRGRIYVAPGDIHMTVAIEDGRKVIRLVKSAPENFCRPAVDPMLRSVAAAYGARTMVLILTGMGSDGQKGSATVVAAGGTVVAQDEASSVVWGMPGAVAKAGLCSAVLPLPEIAPYLRRLAMRSAA from the coding sequence ATGTCAGTGAATACCCAACTCGCGCCCACGGCTGACGTCGGCCCGCAACCCGTGCGGGTCATGGTCGTGGACGATTCGGCCGTGATCCGCGGACTGATTTCCAAGGCCCTCGAGGCCGATCCGGCCATCAAGGTCATGCATTCCGCCAGCAACGGCCAGATGGCGGTCGACATCGTCCAGCGCTCGAACGTCGAGGTCGTGGTGCTGGATGTCGAGATGCCGGTGATGGACGGGCTCACCGCCCTGCCGAAGCTCCTGGCGGCCAAGCCCGGCCTCCAGGTGGTGATGGCCTCGACCCTCACCCGGCGCAATGCCGATATCAGCCTGCAGGCCCTGGCGGCGGGTGCCGCCGACTACGTGGCCAAGCCCAGCTCCTCGGAGCTGGTGTCGGCCGAGGCCTTCAAGCGCGAGCTGACCGCCAAGGTGAAGGCCCTGGGCCAGGCCTATCGGCGCAAGCATCCGGACAGCGCGACGGCGGCTCCCACCCTGGTCCGCCGCAGCGTCGCGCCCGCGGCACCGGCAGGCCCTCCGGCCCCGATCAAGCTGCGCGCCGAGGCGACGCTCCAGCCGGAGATCCTGGCGATCGGCAGCTCCACCGGCGGTCCGCAGGCCCTCTTCAAGGTGCTGGGCGGGCTCGGCGGCAAGGCCGAGCTGCCGATCCTGGTGACCCAGCATATGCCGGCCACCTTCACCGCGATCCTGGCCGAGCATATCGCCCAGGCGAGCAAGATTCCGACCGCCGAGGCGCGCGATGGCGAGCCGGTCCTGCGCGGCCGCATCTATGTGGCGCCCGGCGACATCCACATGACGGTCGCGATCGAGGACGGGCGGAAGGTCATCCGCCTGGTCAAGAGCGCGCCCGAGAATTTCTGCCGCCCGGCCGTGGATCCGATGCTGCGCAGCGTGGCTGCCGCCTATGGCGCCCGCACGATGGTGTTGATCCTCACCGGCATGGGTTCCGACGGTCAGAAGGGTTCCGCGACCGTGGTCGCCGCCGGCGGCACGGTCGTGGCCCAGGACGAGGCTTCCAGTGTGGTCTGGGGCATGCCCGGCGCCGTGGCGAAAGCCGGGCTTTGCAGCGCCGTGTTGCCGCTGCCCGAGATCGCTCCCTATCTGCGACGGCTCGCAATGAGGTCTGCAGCATGA
- a CDS encoding response regulator, translated as MKRCLVVDDSKVVRMVARKILESLNFQIEEAENGQAAMDICKRAMPDAILLDWNMPVMNGMDFLKGLRRMDGSKQPVVVFCTTENDLKHIQEAITAGADEYIMKPFDSEIIESKFNQVGLL; from the coding sequence ATGAAGCGCTGTCTGGTCGTGGACGATTCCAAGGTCGTCCGAATGGTCGCGCGGAAGATCCTCGAGAGCCTGAATTTCCAGATCGAGGAGGCCGAGAACGGCCAGGCCGCGATGGACATCTGCAAGCGCGCCATGCCCGACGCGATCCTGCTGGACTGGAACATGCCGGTGATGAACGGCATGGACTTCCTCAAGGGTCTCCGGCGCATGGACGGCTCGAAGCAGCCGGTCGTGGTGTTCTGCACCACCGAGAACGACCTGAAGCATATCCAGGAAGCGATCACGGCGGGCGCCGACGAATACATCATGAAGCCCTTCGACAGCGAGATCATCGAGTCGAAGTTCAATCAGGTCGGCCTTCTCTAG
- a CDS encoding chemotaxis protein CheW, with amino-acid sequence MTAVDNAAAAKTSVRSSGEEQHDFVSFTVAGQLFGIPVLKVQDVLGPQRITRIPLAPREVAGSLNLRGRIVTAIDLRLRLGLDRRDKGQTSMSIVVEHHGELYSLIVDSVGEVLSLDAASYERNPPTLDPRWRDFSDGIYRLNGSLLVVLDVSQLLQFAKSEAA; translated from the coding sequence ATGACCGCCGTCGACAACGCCGCCGCCGCGAAAACCTCCGTCCGCAGCAGCGGCGAGGAGCAGCACGATTTCGTCTCCTTCACCGTCGCCGGCCAGCTGTTCGGCATCCCGGTCCTGAAGGTGCAGGACGTGCTGGGTCCGCAGCGCATCACCCGCATCCCGCTGGCGCCGCGCGAGGTGGCCGGCTCGCTCAACCTGCGCGGCCGCATCGTGACGGCGATCGATCTGCGCCTGCGCCTCGGTCTCGACCGGCGCGACAAGGGCCAGACTTCGATGAGCATCGTGGTCGAGCATCATGGCGAGCTCTACAGCCTGATCGTGGATTCGGTGGGCGAGGTGCTGAGCCTCGATGCGGCCTCCTACGAGCGCAACCCGCCGACGCTGGATCCGCGCTGGCGCGATTTCTCGGACGGCATCTACCGGCTCAACGGCTCGCTGCTGGTCGTGCTGGACGTGTCCCAGCTGCTGCAATTCGCCAAATCGGAAGCGGCCTGA